Within Massilia endophytica, the genomic segment GATATGAGCAAGCCATTCAGGCGCATATTGTTGACCGGCGCAGCCGGAGGATTGGGCCGCCAGCTGCGCGGTCCCGTGAAAGACTTCGCGGACGTGGTCCGCCTGGCGGACATCGCCGACATGGGCGAGGCGCAGGAAGGCGAAGAGATCGTGCAATGCGACCTCGCCGACCGCGACGCCGTGCTGCGCATGTGCGAAGGCGTGGACGCGGTGCTGCATTTCGGCGGCATATCCACCGAAACGCCCTTCGCGCCCATCATGAACGCCAATATCCTGGGCATGGTGAACCTGTATGAGGCAGTGCACAAGCACGGCATCCGCCGTGTGGTGTTCGCCAGCTCCAACCACACCATGGGGATGTACCGCACCACCGACATGGTCGATGCCACCATGCCGCTGCGGCCGGACGGCTACTACGGCGTATCCAAGGTGTTCGG encodes:
- a CDS encoding NAD-dependent epimerase/dehydratase family protein, whose product is MSKPFRRILLTGAAGGLGRQLRGPVKDFADVVRLADIADMGEAQEGEEIVQCDLADRDAVLRMCEGVDAVLHFGGISTETPFAPIMNANILGMVNLYEAVHKHGIRRVVFASSNHTMGMYRTTDMVDATMPLRPDGYYGVSKVFGESLSRFYWDRFGIETVCIRIGSCFPEPANRRMLSTYISLDDLVELLRCSLTAPRVGHTITFGVSDNPSVWWDDRHARHLGFVPKDNSAKFASMFPAGDYPPVDDLATIYQGGGFLYSGPQYPQE